One stretch of Desulforamulus hydrothermalis Lam5 = DSM 18033 DNA includes these proteins:
- a CDS encoding class II fructose-bisphosphate aldolase, translating to MALVNLSTVLQQAVQHGCAVGCFNMVDINSLEAIINGAVKLNSPVIVSVAEIHFPYVDIERYASVICHIANQASVPVVLHLDHGQTLEAIMKAIRHGFTSVMFDGSRLPLAENTARTAEIVRFAHAAGVSVEAELGHVGGAEGLLTDNACHTDFFTDPVQAATFVKSTGVDALAVAVGSAHGVYKQKPQLDFQRLVKIKELTQLPLVLHGGSGLGDEDFRRSIECGIHKINVYTDLSVQANKAIKEALNKNPGLPYPEIKAVARQAMEKVVIEKIKVFNSV from the coding sequence GTGGCACTGGTAAACTTGAGCACAGTTTTGCAGCAAGCCGTACAGCATGGCTGTGCCGTAGGCTGTTTCAATATGGTAGACATAAACTCGCTGGAGGCTATTATTAACGGTGCTGTTAAGCTAAATTCGCCGGTAATTGTGTCTGTGGCAGAAATTCATTTTCCCTATGTGGATATTGAAAGATATGCTTCTGTCATTTGTCATATAGCTAATCAAGCAAGTGTGCCGGTGGTTTTGCATTTAGACCACGGTCAGACGTTAGAAGCCATTATGAAAGCCATCAGACATGGTTTTACGTCTGTCATGTTTGACGGCTCCCGCTTACCGCTGGCAGAAAATACAGCCAGAACTGCTGAGATTGTTCGTTTTGCACATGCTGCCGGGGTTTCTGTGGAAGCTGAATTGGGGCATGTGGGCGGGGCGGAAGGTCTCTTGACAGACAATGCCTGCCATACAGACTTTTTTACGGATCCTGTGCAAGCTGCTACGTTTGTTAAAAGTACGGGAGTTGATGCGTTGGCTGTTGCTGTGGGTTCAGCCCACGGGGTGTATAAGCAAAAACCGCAGTTGGATTTTCAACGGTTGGTTAAAATTAAAGAACTCACCCAGCTGCCTCTGGTGTTGCACGGTGGTTCGGGCCTTGGCGATGAGGATTTTCGCCGTTCCATAGAATGCGGCATTCATAAAATTAACGTTTATACCGATTTGTCTGTGCAGGCCAATAAAGCAATCAAGGAAGCCCTTAATAAAAATCCCGGCTTGCCTTATCCCGAGATAAAAGCGGTGGCCAGACAAGCTATGGAAAAAGTTGTTATAGAAAAAATTAAAGTTTTTAATTCTGTTTAA
- a CDS encoding DUF3243 domain-containing protein, which yields MEIGNRWHKWKEILGGAVGLGERIGMDDETINNIAYRLGNFFANNFDPANEEQRLMKELWDEGSEEERKTLAALMARVSHKASIRH from the coding sequence ATGGAAATAGGCAACAGGTGGCACAAATGGAAAGAAATTCTTGGCGGTGCGGTAGGCCTGGGAGAAAGAATTGGCATGGACGATGAGACCATAAATAATATTGCTTACAGATTAGGCAACTTTTTTGCAAACAATTTTGACCCCGCCAATGAGGAACAAAGGTTGATGAAAGAATTGTGGGACGAAGGCAGCGAGGAAGAAAGAAAAACCCTGGCTGCTCTGATGGCTCGCGTTTCGCACAAGGCAAGCATCCGTCACTGA
- the lgt gene encoding prolipoprotein diacylglyceryl transferase, with protein MHQVLFYIGDFPVRSFGVMLSLGILAGLLVSYYVAKGQGRFQEEVLDLAFYAILGGLIGARIWEVMFSWDYYGSHLWQIPAIWNGGISVQGSVLGGLLAVIWYCRKNKTDIWPMLDTLAPGVLVGQAIGRLGCFLNGCCYGIPHQHLGVVYPAGTDAYYAFGAQPLFPAVLFEAAWDVLVLFLLLFIYKRKPFDGFIALSYFLFYSVGRFVLEFWRGDSLRTFMNFKAAQVSSAATVIIALALMFYLSNRQRRTVQKNRQKLNIKD; from the coding sequence ATGCACCAGGTATTATTTTATATAGGCGACTTTCCGGTGCGTTCCTTTGGGGTCATGCTTTCCCTAGGTATATTGGCCGGTTTGCTGGTATCTTACTATGTGGCCAAGGGACAGGGACGATTTCAGGAAGAAGTTTTGGATCTGGCTTTTTATGCCATTCTGGGCGGCTTGATAGGCGCCCGTATTTGGGAGGTCATGTTTAGCTGGGATTATTATGGCAGCCATTTATGGCAGATCCCGGCCATATGGAACGGGGGCATTTCTGTCCAGGGTTCGGTGTTGGGCGGTTTATTGGCCGTAATTTGGTACTGTAGAAAAAATAAAACAGACATCTGGCCCATGCTTGATACCCTGGCGCCCGGCGTGCTGGTGGGACAAGCCATCGGTCGCCTGGGATGTTTTTTAAACGGTTGCTGTTACGGTATTCCCCATCAACACTTGGGAGTTGTTTATCCTGCCGGTACAGATGCCTATTACGCCTTTGGCGCGCAGCCTCTTTTTCCGGCCGTATTATTTGAAGCTGCCTGGGATGTCCTTGTTTTATTCCTATTGCTTTTTATTTATAAAAGAAAGCCCTTTGACGGGTTTATTGCCCTCAGTTACTTTCTGTTTTACTCCGTGGGCAGATTTGTGCTGGAGTTTTGGCGTGGCGACAGCTTACGTACTTTTATGAATTTTAAAGCAGCCCAGGTTTCTTCGGCAGCAACCGTAATCATTGCCCTGGCCTTGATGTTTTATCTGAGCAATCGCCAACGCCGTACAGTTCAAAAGAACCGCCAAAAACTTAACATAAAAGATTAA